The Candidatus Poribacteria bacterium genomic sequence TACCGCGCAACCACATCTGCATGCGGAAATTGATAGCGGTTACCTTGACCGAGTGAGACGATCGCACACCGCGGTTGAACGGCATCCAGAAACGGGGCGCTGCTCGATGTGCGACTTCCGTGATGCGGCACTTTTAGGACTTCGGAACGGAGGTCGTGTCCAGCGGCGATGAGTCGGGACTCTGCCTTTTTGCCGATGTCACCCGTGAACAGGATGTCTACCGCACGATATGTAATCTTCATGACGAGAGAATCGTCGTTTTTGTCCGTATCCAGCAGGTTGGTGGAACTCGGATCGATGGGATGCAGGAGATTGAGCGTGGCGGTTGACGTGAATTCGATCTCTCCGGCATAAGGGAACGTGTATGGAATGTTCCGCGCTTTGACAATGGCGTGTAAGCGACGATGCGTCTGCGAGTCGAGTGGCATATCCGATATACCGAGCACCTGTCCGACTTTAAAGTTCTGTAGAATATAGCCGAGTCCGCCGCCGTGGTCGAGGTCTGGGTGTGTCAGCACCACCATATCGAGCTCCCGAATGCCGTGAAAATCGAGATAGGGTTCAATAATCTGTTCCCCGACATCGTATTCAACCCGTTTCTGCTTCTGTTTGTCGTAATAACTTCGTTGGATGCCACCATCAATCAGTACCGTTCGGTTGTCTGGAAACCTGACGATTGCGGCATCTCCCTGCCCGACATCCAGCGTAATCACTTCTAACAATCTCCCCTTCTCATGGAATGCGGTATCCCAGACCCAAATCGTTAGAACGGAGAGTCCGATGAGGCTTGCGACTTTCCAGTGACGATAGGCGGCTCGCCAATGGGGCATCCATAAACAGAAGGCGATGTAGACGACGAACAGACCGAACGTTGGTGATGCTAACTTGACGACACCCCATACCTGTCCGAATAGGCCGATGAGGGTCAGGAAGATGGAGATAATGGCGTGATTGAGCACACCGAGCAGTTTCGCGAGCGGGAGCCAAATAAAACCGATGCCTACAGATGCCATCCCCACCGCAACGATGAGCGATACGAGTCCGACTGCGAAGGGTCCGACGACAATACCGAGCGGGTATGCCCGAAAGAAATGGTAGGCGATGAGGGGACCCGTCCCGATTTGCGCTGCGAACGTCACGAGGTAGGAGAGCACCACCCATTTGATTGCAGTCGTCCGAAATCTCGTCAGGAGTGAACCCTCGCTTTCTGAAGGTGAACCCTCCGTGCCTTCCCAGAGTCTGCGCAACGGTTTCTCCATCTTCGGGACGAAATAGACGATTGAAGCCACGGCGATAAAGGACAACTGGAATCCGACATCCCACAGTTGCAATGGATTCAAAAGGAGGAGCACTAACCCCGCAAATGCTAATAGATTGAAGATATCCGCATCTCTATCAATGAGGGTCGCACAGAGAAATAGGATTGCCATCAGCGAGGCACGAAAGACGGAAGGGCGGAAACCGATGAGGCAGGCGTAGAGGAA encodes the following:
- a CDS encoding DNA internalization-related competence protein ComEC/Rec2; translation: MKIKPRPALYFLIPYLLGIIAGKWVSLPFLSLWIFVLLCFIGSMVTRTRQRFLCYALLHLSIFAGGMLRLETATHSPIPPHFYNASIHFSGTTVYQPERGEAWDACYAVGELQLLSDPAQQVPAKCLIRFQELLPLRYGKDLTLTGVLRQPQTKRNPGGFDYRAHLDRQGVAGIIDTIGLVRIGEQGGFPPLRWIEALRHQTERLIDGIYTETEGKTSFPEPSLHAQLLKGILLGKRSDVPTETLALFRNSGTFHVLAVSGLHVGLVAMFCYLGCSLLRFPQKIRCLLTIIAVFLYACLIGFRPSVFRASLMAILFLCATLIDRDADIFNLLAFAGLVLLLLNPLQLWDVGFQLSFIAVASIVYFVPKMEKPLRRLWEGTEGSPSESEGSLLTRFRTTAIKWVVLSYLVTFAAQIGTGPLIAYHFFRAYPLGIVVGPFAVGLVSLIVAVGMASVGIGFIWLPLAKLLGVLNHAIISIFLTLIGLFGQVWGVVKLASPTFGLFVVYIAFCLWMPHWRAAYRHWKVASLIGLSVLTIWVWDTAFHEKGRLLEVITLDVGQGDAAIVRFPDNRTVLIDGGIQRSYYDKQKQKRVEYDVGEQIIEPYLDFHGIRELDMVVLTHPDLDHGGGLGYILQNFKVGQVLGISDMPLDSQTHRRLHAIVKARNIPYTFPYAGEIEFTSTATLNLLHPIDPSSTNLLDTDKNDDSLVMKITYRAVDILFTGDIGKKAESRLIAAGHDLRSEVLKVPHHGSRTSSSAPFLDAVQPRCAIVSLGQGNRYQFPHADVVARYRSHRCPMFRTDVSGAITLRTDGTNCWIDTEL